The Gloeomargarita lithophora Alchichica-D10 genomic sequence TGATTTATATCACGTTACCGCCTTTAGGATACCCGGTTCACTCTGCCGGGGCACGGTGGTTAAACAATCCACCTGGGCGCAAAACTGTAAATCCGCCGCCTGCCCCAAACCCAATAGACGTTGGCCGTGGCTGGCTCGCTGGAGTAATGGGAGTAAATCGTTGTGCCATTGTTGGTACAACGCCAGGGCACTCACCGCCTCATCATTCCCGGTGGTGGCCTGACTCCCTAGCCCTGCCAGCAAAGCTCCGGCGCACACCGTATCCTCCAGGGAAAAGGCCCCTTCCCACCCGGAAGCCACCACCCAGACCCGCTCCGGTTGTTGTTGGCGCAACAGTTCCACCACCGCTTGCCGGTTTACCAGAGCGCAGGTGAGGACTTGGGGGGCATGCTGTACCTGGGTCAACGCCCGGGTGCCATTGGTGGTACTCATGAATAACCGCCGTCCCTTGACCCGTTCGGGGGTGCAATCCAGGGGGGAATTGCCCAGGTCAAAGCCGCTCACAACTTTGCCGCCCCGCTCCCCCACCCGCAGTCGTTGTGCTTCGGGCCAAGCGTGACTCACCCGCATCAATTCATCCAAATCCGCAAACACCTGCACCCCGGTTGCCCCCGCCGCCAGTGCCACCGCCATCGTGGTCGTCGCCCGCAGGACATCCACCACCACCGCACAATCGGGCAATTCTCCGGTGGGCACCTGCTCCGGCGTATGGTACACCCACACTTTCATCGCAGACACCTTCATCGCAGGACGTACCAGTAGTAAGTCACCATCGGAATTACCGTCGCCAGGATTAACAAAATAATCACAATAGCAGTAGAAAAATCCTTCTTTTGGCGGGTTTCGGCCACGGTGGCAAAATTCCCCGCCGTGGGTTCAATCTCCTCCGGGGGCGGGCCGGGGTCGGGTTGGCCGGATAAAACCAAACTTAAGCGTTGCACCGTATCCACCAACGCCTGGTTATAAATGTTATTCCGCACGGGTTTCAGCAGGGTTTCTTGGGTGATGCTCAATGCCGTTTCCGAGGACAGGCGGGGAGTTACAGCGGCTCCGGCTTGCAAATCGGCGGTGGCCGTGCGGGCCACCAGGGTCACTAACACCTGGTCGGCTCCCCCCTGGGGGAACCAGCGTTGGAACAGCTTTTCGCCAAAACTGGTGGCCGTCTCCCCGTAGTCCAACCGGCGCAGGCTGACAATATGCACCTTTAAACCCGTGTCCTGGGTGAGTTGGGTGAGGGTGCGATTCACCTGGTTGACCGTGCTGGGGCTGAACACTTCTCCCTGGTCTAAGACCCACTGGGGCGGGGTGGCGGGTAATTCACTCACCGCCGTTGCCCAGACGGGTGTGACATTGCCCAGCAGTAGGCACAAAGCCAATCCCAACCCCCACAGCCAGCGCATCGTTCCTCCCCCAAACTCTAAAACTGAGAATGTCTATTACAGAGTATAAAGTCTGGGGGTTCCCCCTGGGCGATCAGGTTTGGGGTGAATTTCCCTGGCGGGCGGTGGCGGCTTCGTCGGGGTGAATCCCCAAGCGGGTCAGGTTGATCCGTCCCCGGTTGTCAATTTCCCGCACCCGCACGATCACCTCGTCACCGACGGAAACCACATCCTCGACTTTGCCGACCCGATGTTCGGCCAATTGGGAAATGTGGATCATGCCCTCTTTCCCCGGCAGGATTTCCACAAATGCCCCGATGGGAATGATGCGGGTGACTCGCCCTGTATAGACATCCCCCTCGTTCAAGCGGCGGGTCATGCCATCAATCAGCCGGTAGGCTTTTTGCGCCCGCTCCTCATCCCTGGCGCTGATGGTTACGGTGCCATCGTCCTCGATGTCCACCTTGGCACCGGTTTCCTCGGTGATGCCCCGGATGGTTTTGCCCCCCGGCCCGATCACCGCCCCGATCAGTTCTTGGTCAATTTTCAGGGTCAACAACCGGGGTGCGTAGGGGGACAATTCCGTGCGGGGTGCCGCCAGGGTCGCCAGCATTTTCTCCAGGATGAATAACCTGCCCGCCCGCCCCTGCTTGATGGCTTGCCC encodes the following:
- a CDS encoding 2-phosphosulfolactate phosphatase family protein, which encodes MKVWVYHTPEQVPTGELPDCAVVVDVLRATTTMAVALAAGATGVQVFADLDELMRVSHAWPEAQRLRVGERGGKVVSGFDLGNSPLDCTPERVKGRRLFMSTTNGTRALTQVQHAPQVLTCALVNRQAVVELLRQQQPERVWVVASGWEGAFSLEDTVCAGALLAGLGSQATTGNDEAVSALALYQQWHNDLLPLLQRASHGQRLLGLGQAADLQFCAQVDCLTTVPRQSEPGILKAVT
- the psb32 gene encoding photosystem II repair protein Psb32; the encoded protein is MRWLWGLGLALCLLLGNVTPVWATAVSELPATPPQWVLDQGEVFSPSTVNQVNRTLTQLTQDTGLKVHIVSLRRLDYGETATSFGEKLFQRWFPQGGADQVLVTLVARTATADLQAGAAVTPRLSSETALSITQETLLKPVRNNIYNQALVDTVQRLSLVLSGQPDPGPPPEEIEPTAGNFATVAETRQKKDFSTAIVIILLILATVIPMVTYYWYVLR